A genomic segment from Malus domestica chromosome 05, GDT2T_hap1 encodes:
- the LOC103429345 gene encoding zinc finger CCCH domain-containing protein 19-like yields MEADEEDASKVNEPSISLQDDALPLPHTGEELRNTEPQCDPESAPEPEHGGSGLGVDGESDSVAASVERGDGDGIEGGCKEGDTEMEDVAEAVVVAAETVETDAVEDLGVAMEKSAADAGEKMVVEEETNVVEGHVAEDREVEDVTNVAESHFREETEVKEEMHVAGGHVTEETEVKEEMTVAGGHVTEDTEVVKGMNVAEGHSTEEAEVGDVDDEVLETEMKVLPEEAAVANSDMQEADSNVAETAEETVLSVKDETEQMTGEAKGGEVEAETVGEEDGNEAVGEEDGNEAVGEEDGNEAEEAEAEAEGEEAEAGGDDEENAADMLAETDTVGEVDMVDDVMEETTEAEEMGAAEEEAEEMEVEEEEETKRAGSGGKRKHVKSSKDTGKLLSKKKMEEDVCFICFDGGELVLCDRRGCPKAYHPSCVNRDEAFFRAKGRWNCGWHLCSSCEKSAHYMCYTCTFSLCKACIKDAVILCVRGNKGFCETCMKTIMMIEKNEQGNKNKDEVDFDDKSSWEYLFKDYWIDLKEKLSLTLDDLAQAKNPRKGSTGRANKQESRDEPYDANDGGGSDSDNSENLDLVNPKKRKSKKRMRTRAKGRDSSSAATATGSGGPSADNSAGWASKELLEFVMHMRDGDESPLSQFDVQALLLEYIKRNKLRDPRRKSQIVCDIRLQNLFGKPRVGHFEMLKLLESHFLVKEDAYTDDLQGSVVDTNDNQLEVDGNSDTPAKASKDKRRKARKKGDGKGPQSNIDDFAAIDMHNINLIFLRRNLVEDLLDDLDNFQDKVAGSFVRIRISGSGQKQDLYRLVQIIGTCKGAEPYKVGKRMTDILLEILNLNKTEIISIDIISNQEFTEDECKRLRQSIKCGLINRLTVGDVQDKAIALQAVRVKDWLETEIVRLIHLRDRASEKGRRKELRECVEKLQLLKTPEERQRRLEETLEIHADPNMDPSYESEEEEDEGDDKRQDSYTRPTGFSFGRKGRDPISPRRGGSSFNDSWGVTKNYSNTNRELSRNTSNKGFYNKAENTTGAGERVNDSWGQGRDRETQQTSHWEKKQIISSLETGVRSTQSVVQSESSPGGSGNSVAHFTTGAAQSTAPINDSEKIWHYKDPSGKIQGPFSMAQLRKWNNTGYFPANLRVWKNTEKEEDSILVTDVLAGKFQKDPSVVDSSFLKAQMVHDSCLSPAPSGKPQGGLFQRGTEGQAGGGSWGSENEITSSSARGTLSSVEVPKYSSDGWGTTNFPSPTPSQTPLGGARGQAYESNWSPTPVHPTGSVLGGNGVMQPSTVATPESALRVSGIDRSSSLSGINAVPKSETAVLLGSTNTRQMHGQVNASMNQVTDVKNLVSNLQNLVQTVTNRTPGGDTRGWASGSVPKQEMTAPGPVPGSETQSWAGAPSQRIEPINASTMPAQHPAHGYWGNASSTNNATQSINTGNAAGNLPSSGFSGVPQSDPWRPQVPANQSYIQPPAPSPQVPWSMGVPDNQSSLPRTGQENQNAGWAPIGGNPNMAWRGQVPGNTNMNWGAPGQGPGWAGPGQGPVPGNAAPNWVQPAAQGPTSLSGNPGWAPSGQGPAVANTNPGWGGQTQNGGDRFSNQRDRAPHGGDSGYGGGQPWNRQSSFGGGGGGGGSSRPPFKGPRVCRFFESGHCKKGAACDYLHPDQ; encoded by the exons ATGGAAGCCGACGAGGAAGATGCTTCCAAGGTGAACGAGCCTTCGATTTCACTCCAAGACGACGCTTTACCGTTGCCTCATACAGGAGAGGAGCTCCGGAACACCGAACCACAATGCGACCCGGAGTCTGCACCTGAGCCCGAACATGGCGGCTCGGGGCTTGGGGTCGACGGAGAATCTGATTCGGTTGCGGCTTCGGTAGAGAGAGGCGATGGGGATGGAATTGAAGGAGGGTGTAAGGAGGGGGATACGGAAATGGAGGATGTGGCGGAGGCGGTGGTGGTGGCTGCGGAGACAGTTGAAACTGATGCAGTGGAGGATTTGGGGGTGGCGATGGAGAAGTCTGCTGCTGACGCGGGAGAGAAGATGGTGGTGGAAGAGGAGACGAATGTGGTAGAAGGTCACGTGGCCGAGGACAGGGAGGTTGAGGACGTGACGAATGTGGCTGAAAGTCACTTTAGAGAGGAAACGGAGGTCAAGGAGGAGATGCATGTAGCTGGAGGTCACGTGACAGAGGAAACTGAGGTGAAGGAGGAAATGACTGTGGCCGGTGGTCATGTGACAGAGGATACTGAGGTTGTGAAGGGGATGAATGTGGCTGAAGGTCATAGCACAGAGGAAGCTGAGGTTGGGGATGTGGATGATGAGGTATTGGAGACAGAGATGAAGGTGTTGCCTGAGGAAGCTGCTGTGGCTAACTCGGACATGCAGGAGGCTGATTCTAATGTGGCTGAAACGGCTGAGGAGACTGTGCTTTCAGTGAAGGATGAAACAGAGCAAATGACGGGTGAAGCCAAGGGAGGTGAGGTTGAGGCCGAGACAGTGGGAGAGGAGGATGGGAACGAGGCTGTGGGAGAGGAGGATGGGAACGAGGCTGTGGGAGAGGAGGATGGGAACGAGGCAGAGGAGGCTGAGGCCGAAGCGGAAGGAGAGGAGGCTGAAGCAGGGGGAGATGATGAGGAGAATGCGGCAGACATGTTGGCTGAGACTGACACAGTTGGGGAGGTGGATATGGTTGATGATGTAATGGAGGAGACAACGGAGGCAGAGGAGATGGGGGCAGCAGAGGAAGAAGCAGAAGAAATGGAggtggaagaggaggaggagacgaAAAGGGCCGGCAGTGGCGGGAAGAGGAAGCATGTGAAGAGTTCTAAGGACACGGGAAAACTCCTCTCAAAGAAGAAAATGGAAGAGGATGTCTGTTTCATTTGCTTTGATGGGGGTGAGCTTGTGCTTTGTGACCGCAG GGGATGTCCCAAAGCATACCATCCTTCATGTGTTAATCGTGATGAGGCCTTCTTTCGAGCCAAGGGTCGATGGAATTGCG GTTGGCACCTTTGTAGCAGCTGTGAAAAGAGTGCCCACTACATGTGTTATACATGTACCTTTTCCTTGTGCAAGGCGTGTATCAAAGATGCTGTTATCTTATGTGTTCGAGGAAACAAAGGCTTCTGTGAgacatgcatgaaaactatCATGATGATTGAAAAGAATGAGCAAGGAAACAAGAACAAG GATGAAGTCGATTTTGATGATAAAAGCAGCTGGGAGTACCTCTTCAAGGATTATTGGATAGACTTAAAAGAGAAGTTATCTCTAACGCTTGATGACCTTGCTCAGGCCAAGAATCCAAGGAAAGGATCAACTGGACGTGCTAATAAACAGGAGTCACGTGATGAACCCTATGATGCTAATGATGGTGGAGGGTCTGATTCTGACAACTCTGAGAATTTGGATTTAGTTAACCCTAAAAAAAGAAAGTCCAAAAAACGAATGAGAACCCGTGCAAAGGGGAGGGATTCATCAAGTGCAGCTACAGCAACCGGCTCTGGAGGTCCATCTGCAGATAATAGTGCAGGGTGGGCATCAAAGGAACTTCTAGAGTTTGTAATGCACATGAGAGATGGTGATGAGTCTCCTTTATCTCAGTTTGATGTCCAGGCTCTCTTGCTAGAATATATAAAAAGGAACAAACTTCGTGACCCTCGGCGAAAAAGTCAGATAGTTTGTGATATAAGGCTTCAAAATTTATTTGGGAAACCACGCGTTGGGCATTTTGAAATGTTAAAGCTTCTTGAATCCCACTTTCTTGTAAAAGAGGATGCTTACACTGATGATCTTCAAGGGAGTGTTGTTGATACCAATGACAATCAGTTGGAGGTTGATGGCAACTCTGATACCCCAGCAAAGGCCAGTAAAGATAAGAGACGTAAAGCACGTAAAAAGGGTGATGGGAAAGGACCTCAATCTAATATTGACGACTTTGCAGCCATTGATATGCATAAcatcaatttaattttcttaaggcGTAATTTAGTGGAAGATCTACTTGATGATCTGGATAACTTTCAAGACAAGGTTGCTGGCTCTTTTGTCAGAATTAGAATTTCTGGTAGTGGTCAAAAGCAAGATTTGTATAGGCTGGTGCAAATTATAG GTACATGCAAAGGTGCCGAGCCATATAAAGTTGGTAAAAGGATGACAGACATCTTGCTAGAGATATTAAACTTAAACAAGACAGAGATCATTTCGATTGATATCATCTCAAACCAAGAGTTCACTGAG GACGAATGCAAACGACTGCGTCAGAGCATAAAATGTGGACTTATCAACCGGCTTACTGTG GGTGATGTTCAAGACAAAGCAATAGCGCTCCAAGCAGTCAGAGTCAAAGAT TGGTTAGAAACGGAGATAGTGAGACTCATTCATCTTCGTGATCGAGCTAGTGAAAAAGGGCGCAGGAAGGA GCTTAGAGAGTGTGTAGAGAAGTTGCAGCTTCTAAAGACGCCTGAGGAACGCCAGCGTAGACTAGAGGAAACTCTAGAAATACATGCGGATCCAAATATGGACCCGAGTTATGAatctgaggaggaggaagacgaaGGAGATGACAAGAGACAAG ATAGTTACACGAGACCTACAGGTTTTTCCTTTGGAAGGAAAGGGAGGGATCCAATTTCTCCACGAAGAGGAGGATCTTCTTTTAATGATTCCTGGGGTGTGACAAAGAATTATTCCAATACAAATCGAGAGTTAAGCAGGAATACGTCAAATAAGGGATTCTACAACAAAGCAGAAAATACAACTGGAGCTGGTGAGAGAGTGAATGATTCATGGGGTCAAGGAAGAGACAGAGAAACGCAGCAAACAAGCCACTGGGAGAAGAAACAAATTATTTCAAGTTTAGAAACAGGTGTTAGGAGTACGCAATCTGTGGTACAATCTGAATCATCTCCTGGTGGCTCAGGAAATTCAGTGGCACATTTCACCACTGGCGCAGCACAATCGACAGCCCCTATCAATGATTCAGAAAAAATATGGCATTACAAGGATCCTTCCGGGAAGATTCAGGGACCATTTTCCATGGCACAGCTACGCAAATGGAATAACACTGGCTATTTTCCCGCCAACTTGAGAGTTTGGAAAAACACTGAGAAGGAAGAAGATTCTATCCTGGTAACTGATGTATTGGCTGGAAAGTTCCAGAAAGACCCTTCAGTGGTTGACAGTAGTTTTCTAAAGGCCCAAATGGTTCATGATTCATGTCTCTCACCTGCACCGTCTGGGAAGCCTCAAGGAGGTCTCTTTCAACGGGGTACAGAAGGCCAAGCTGGAGGAGGAAGTTGGGGATCAGAAAACGAAATTACTTCATCCTCAGCCAGAGGTACTCTATCGTCAGTTGAGGTTCCTAAGTATTCTTCAGATGGGTGGGGCACAACAAACTTTCCCTCGCCTACTCCATCCCAAACTCCATTAGGTGGGGCAAGGGGTCAAGCTTATGAAAGTAATTGGTCACCCACCCCTGTTCATCCAACTGGCTCTGTCTTGGGTGGAAATGGAGTGATGCAACCTAGTACAGTAGCTACTCCAGAAAGTGCACTGCGAGTTTCTGGAATTGATCGCTCAAGCTCTCTTTCTGGCATTAATGCAGTACCCAAGTCTGAAACTGCTGTGCTTCTGGGCTCTACAAATACTCGTCAAATGCATGGTCAAGTAAATGCTTCAATGAATCAAGTAACAGATGTGAAAAATCTTGTttcaaatctgcaaaatctggtACAGACTGTTACTAATCGTACTCCCGGTGGTGATACTCGAGGGTGGGCTTCTGGTTCAGTTCCAAAACAGGAAATGACTGCTCCAGGGCCAGTACCTGGGAGTGAAACTCAATCCTGGGCAGGTGCTCCGTCCCAGAGGATAGAACCAATTAATGCTTCTACTATGCCTGCACAACATCCGGCCCATGGTTACTGGGGTAACGCTTCATCTACTAACAATGCTACCCAGTCTATTAATACAGGAAATGCAGCTGGAAATTTGCCTTCATCAGGCTTCTCTGGTGTTCCACAGTCTGATCCTTGGAGACCCCAAGTCCCAGCTAATCAATCATACATTCAGCCTCCAGCACCATCGCCCCAGGTACCTTGGAGCATGGGTGTCCCAGATaaccaaagttctctgccaagaACGGGGCAAGAGAATCAAAACGCAGGTTGGGCACCAATTGGGGGAAATCCAAACATGGCCTGGAGAGGACAAGTGCCAGGAAATACAAACATGAACTGGGGAGCTCCGGGACAGGGTCCAGGGTGGGCTGGACCTGGTCAAGGTCCAGTACCTGGAAATGCAGCGCCTAATTGGGTCCAACCTGCTGCTCAAGGACCTACTTCGTTAAGTGGAAATCCCGGTTGGGCTCCATCTGGCCAAGGGCCAGCAGTTGCGAACACCAATCCTGGTTGGGGTGGGCAAACTCAAAATGGAGGAGATAGGTTCTCAAATCAAAGGGATCGTGCTCCGCATGGCGGAGATTCTGGTTATGGTGGGGGCCAGCCCTGGAATAGGCAGTCGTCCTTTGGTGGTGGCGGCGGGGGAGGAGGGTCGTCGAGGCCGCCCTTCAAAGGGCCCAGAGTGTGCAGGTTCTTTGAGAGTGGTCACTGCAAGAAGGGCGCAGCGTGTGATTATCTGCACCCGGACCAGTAA
- the LOC103421850 gene encoding protein FMP32, mitochondrial-like, with translation MALCKRVLQTGAESAFRFSGFRRNFYAPSSTGNRGHGLVSRQISQLVKPNGNRAFLVDTLALVRGLEAKGVPTKQAEAITAAITEVLNDSLENVAHAFVSKSEMQQAVMLQESNLSKFKSEVQSSQEHHFTVLQRETEKLRGDIEKMRSELRYEIDKVTAGQRLDLNLERGRIRDELANQNAETTNLTNKLDREIHALRAQVETAKYEVIKYCIGTLVSITAVGLAVVRIFV, from the exons ATGGCGCTCTGCAAGCGGGTGCTTCAAACCGGTGCCGAATCGGCGTTTCGCTTCTCCGGCTTCCGACGAAACTTCTATGCGCCTTCCTCGACGGGCAACAGAGGACACGGACTCGTGAGCAGGCAGATTTCGCAGCTGGTCAAACCGAACGGAAACCGCGCGTTTCTTGTCGACACGCTGGCTCTGGTCAGGGGTTTGGAGGCCAAAGGCGTGCCGACGAAGCAGGCGGAGGCCATCACGGCTGCGATCACTGAAGTTCTGAATGATAGCTTGGAGAATGTAGCTCATGCTTTTGTATCTAAATCCGAAATGCAGCAG GCTGTAATGCTGCAAGAATCAAACCTGTCAAAGTTCAAATCCGAAGTACAGAGTTCACAG GAGCATCATTTTACAGTGTTGCAACGTGAAACTGAAAAACTTCGTGGTGATATAGAGAAGATGCGCAGTGAATTGAG GTACGAGATTGACAAAGTTACAGCAGGGCAGCGTTTGGATTTAAATCTTGAAAGAGG GCGCATACGCGATGAGCTTGCCAACCAAAATGCAGAAACAACTAATCTCACAAATAAACTTGACAGA GAAATTCATGCATTAAGAGCACAGGTGGAAACTGCAAAATATGAGGTGATCAAATATTGCATAGGTACTTTGGTCTCCATAACTGCTGTTGGACTCGCTGTAGTTCGTATTTTCGTATAG